The Paenibacillus sp. RC334 nucleotide sequence ATTTTCTTCCGTAGTTCTTCATTCGGAGGAGCTAACCCGAACATTTCCGCAAACCACAAACCGTCTATAACTAATCGGACCATTGTAGAACGAATCGGATCCAATTCATCGTTTTCGATTTTATTTTGGATATTAGCATACTCGTCCTGAAGTAGTTTTAGCATTTGAGGGTTAGTAAAATGAGCGGCAGAGAGAGCTGTATACAGGTCACTTACGTCCCGATCTCCAGAAAATGATGAATTCATATAAGCGCGAGTCCATCTTCCTTTAGAATGCATATCACTTTCTGCTCTCTCATTAAATTCGGTTACAAAGCTGCTCGACAGTTGCTCGACCATGCCCAGAATCAATTCATCTTTATTCGGAAAATGATAAAGTAATCCTCCCTTACTTATTCCCGCCTTCTTGGCAACCGCTTCTAAAGTTAATTTCTCTACTCCTTCTTCGTGTACAATTATGGAAGCCGCTTTAAGAATTAATTCTTTTTTTAATGCTGTTTTAGTTGTATTCATTTTTATCACCACCCATTTTATTATACCGTCCAGACGGTTTTATTTCAATTAGATTAAAGTTTTGCATTTAGTAATAGCCAAGTTTGCTCTATGTATTCGTACATATAGGTTAAGAAGAAAAAAGCCTTGGGAGCACATCATTTCACCCAAGGCTTAAGCTTTAAAGTCGCTCAAAGCATTCTACAAAAGACTTAGTCAAGTAAACGTCACCCCCATCCCAGACGCTCAGCAAAAGTCCCACATCTGTTTTTTTTGCATCGCCATTGGACTAGCTGCCCAGATATTGTCTCAGCCATTGGAGCGCGGGACGTTCCGAACCGTTCGAGTTCAGCAGATGTGTATTCGATATCCAGGTTTGCCCCTGGATGTATCCCCAGAGCGTAACTCCCTTCACCGCGGAATGCTGCCATAATACCGGGAATTTCTCCTTGTATCTGGCAAGCTGGGTGTTGTCGTCGCCAGTCATATCCAGCTCCGACACATAGATTGGCAATCCTGTTGCCGATAGCTTGTTCAGTACAGTGTTCATCGTGTTAACTGAGACGGTGTCCATACTGAACTGGTGGCATTGAATTCCAATTCCGTCAATTAAGCCTCTACTCTTGAGCTGATTAATAATATTGACGTATTGGTCGGTTAATGAAGGATCGTTGATAATTCCATATTCATTTATAAGTAGCTTGGCATTCGGAAAAGCTTGTCTGGCCTGTTGGAACGACCATATTACCCAATCCCATCCGGTCGACCCGTCACCACCAATGGCATTGCGGAAGGACGGCTTTTGATGCAGTGGCTCATTCACCACATCTACAAACGCCGCATTCGGATAGCGCTGACCGGCAGCTTGAATCCACTGGGTCACTTCCACCTTCTGATCAGCAGCCGACAATCCGCCAATCCATCCTGGCTCCTGGGCGCCCCATACCAAGGTGTGAAACTTGAATGGGAAGCCATTATTACGGGCATAATTGTAGGCGGTATCCGCCTGCGACCAGTTCATATTGTTACGGCTGCCTTCAACCGAGCCCCACTTGGTTGAATTCTCCGGCGTCACCTGATTCCAGTACGTTCCGTAACTAGGAGGGACACTCCCAGCAATGACATTCCCGAGGAATTTGCTTCCCTTCGCCAGACCAGCATCAGCCTGATTCACCAGAACAGACGATAACAACACACCTGCCAACGCCAAACTGCTCACCAATTTGCCTGCTTTAAACCTCAACATCAAATCTCCTCCTTACACGTATTAGGTTTAATATCTTCAAATAAATAAAACGCTTACATTCCCAATTATAATAATGAGTGGTTATTTTCTGCTACGTGTGAAAATAAAGACTTAACCCGAAAAACTTTACATCATTGCGGGACAGCCAAACATCTGCAATCCTTTGCTATACATCGTTTCAATTAAATCTAAGCGAAAAATTGCTTTTGTAGTCTGTAACGGCAAGATTGGGGAATATTCGATATGTATTAGAGTGAGTCTGGATATAGAGTATACTATATAAGTATAAGTTAGATGCACGATGACATTCTATATGTATAGGTATTCCAAATACAGCGCAGAAGAGGTTGAAAATGAGTCAGAAGCATTTTTCAGATTATCCATTAAGTGAAGAAATCGTGAGAGCGCTGGATAGTCTAGGCTATGAGACGCCAACAGAAGTTCAGACGAAAGTCATTCCAGTTGCGCTTGAGAAGAAGGATCTTGTTGCCAAATCACAAACAGGTAGCGGCAAAACAGCATCGTATGGTATTCCACTCTGTGAACTAGTAGATTGGAATGAAAATAAGCCCCAAGCTTTAATCCTGACGCCAACCCGTGAACTCGCGCTACAGGTCACCGAAGACATCACGAATATTGGACGCTTTAAGCGGATAAAAGCAACGCCCCTTTATGGGAAACATCCTTTTCATATACAAAAGGCCGAGTTAAAACAAAGAACACATATGGCTGTAGGTACGCCAGGACGTGTACTGGACCATATTGAACGAGGCACGCTATCGTTAGATCGGATGGCCTATCTCGTTATTGATGAGGCTGATGAAATGCTGAATATGGGCTTTATCGAGCAAGTTCAGTCGATCATTCAGGCCCTGCCTAGTGACCGGGTTACGATGTTATTCTCCGCTACTTTTCCTGAGGATGTAGCCAGACTGTCACACAAGTATATGAACGATCCTGTTGAAATTGAAATAAAAGCAGCCGGTATAACTACAGCTACAATTGATCACTCTTTGATTCAGGTGGCGGAGGCGGACAAGCTGGTATTACTTCAAAATCTGCTCATTGTTGAGAATCCTGAGAGCTGCATTATTTTCTGCCGTACGCAGGAAAATGTAGATAAACTATTCAGAGCCTTGGCTGATCTGGAGTATCCGTGTGATCGTATTCATGGGGGGATGGAGCAGGAGGAGCGTTTCGAGGTGATGAATGCGTTCAGAAGGGGACAATTTCGTTACTTGATTGCGACTGATGTAGCTGCTAGAGGTATTGATATCACGAATATCACCCATGTCATTAACTATGATATTCCCCTTGAGAAGGAAAGCTATGTTCATCGTACAGGACGTACGGGACGTGCAGGCAAGACGGGGAAAGCCATTACCTTAGTTACGCCTAAGGATGACAGACGATTAGCCGATATTGAAGCATACATTGGATTCGCGATTCCGAAAGTAAAGGCTCCCTCAGAAGAGGCTGTTGATCGCCGTAGAGAAGATTTTGAACAGAAGCTACATGTCAGAACTGTACTTAAAAAAGACAAGCGCGAGCAATTAAACCAACAGATTATGAAGTTGAATTTTAATGGTGGCAAAAAAAGAAACTTAGAGCCGTAGACTTTGTTGGAACCATTGCTAAGCTTGACGGGGTAACCGCAGACGATATCGGGATCATTACGATTCTTGATCATGTAACCGATGTTGAGATTTTGAATGGTAAGGGTCCACTTGTAATGGAGATTATGAAGAATACGACCGTAAAAGGTAAACTGTTAAAGGTACGCAAGGGAAATAAGTAGAGACTACACGGTATAAAAGAGGGCTAGGAGAAAGGCGCTATAGACGCACCTTTCCTCTAGCCATTTTAATTAACGAGGTCAATTGTTCCTGCTCACGCATACCAAATATTCCCTAATTTCCTGTTCTATCCGGGATCTTATCTGATCTACAAGGTGGACATCCATCGTCGCCGCATAGATTTCCTTTAACTCATCCCGTAAGGACTTAGCTTGTGTCAGATGCTGTATGGATTGCTTCATGGCTTTAGAGTATCGCTCTTTAATGTCGGCAATAGCATCCGAATGCGCTTCATCTGTGCCGGTCTGTATACATCGCGAATACATATCAACGATTTCATCGGTGGCGTGGACGGGCTCGTACTCATGCGGTGCCGTGCTGTCGAAAATAGCAAACCCAAGCTCTCGCACGATAATCATATCGAGACTGTTCGGATCGAAGCCACAATGGTAGATTTCGATATCAAAGCCACGTTGTATTCCTTCATCCGCTAATTTCTTTAACAGAGTAGATTTACCGGACCCAGCACGGCCTTTAACCAGATACCTCTTTAAGCCCGCGGTCAAATTAGGGACGTAATCAACAGCCCCCTTCGGCGTAGTCGCACCTAGAAAACGACGGTCTATCCGACTTACTCTCTCCAGTTTCCGATCACCATAGAGGAGTTCAATATACTCCTGGGTCAGTTCATCAGCTAATTGAAAATTCATGCTGGCTATATATATGGTTTCCCATTCGTCGTGAATACGAAGTGCTTCGGCAAAGCCGGAATAGGCTTGGTTATGTGCTTGCGTGATCTGTTCGGTCAAGCTGTCTATTTCTTGCTTTTGCAGATTTAACTGAAGCCTATCGGCTGCCTGCTCTACATCCACGTGTACGATGACTGTCTCAGGCAGTTCGGGCTCAATGACATGTGGTGCCGTTCCATCCACGATTCCTGCTTTTAACTTGGGTATAATTACTCCGTCCAACGAATCGTTATCCGCTGCGCAATGGAGAATCCATATCTCATAGCCTTGCTGTGCCATATGCTCTCCAATTTCTCGAATAAGCCTTGATTTCCCCGTTCCAGGGCCTCCTTTTAAGACAAACAAACGTGTTAATCCTTGAAGTGACGAATTATACAGGTTAGCAAATCCTTCAGCCGTATTGCCGCTGGCATAGAAATTAAGGATCGTTCCGTCCATAATCACTCACCTTTCTGGGCTAATGTCATGCTTCATGCTCCATTGTATTAATTTTCTACGGAAAAGGTGCCTTTCATTCCCTACCATCTTTGATAACTGAGGAATTTGCAAAAATCCTGAACTGTGTATTACAAAGGAGCTATCTCCCAAGTCGTTTCAGACCTTTGGAGACAGCCCCTGGATTATTTAAGGATTAAGCGCTCTTGCAATGGCGTCCACATAACTTTGGCTGGCGCGCTGGCTTACTTCCGCTTGCGGAACCATCCCTTCAAAGCTGTGGAATGTGCCGGGATACAGATGAAATTCGACGTCTACACCCGCTTGAGCAAGACGTGCCACATATTCGATCGTCTCATCTCGGAACAGATCGAGCTGGCCTACGCACGTATAGGTCGGCGGTAGCCCCGCCAAGCTTTCCGCTCTCGACGGGACCGCATGTGGGGACACCTCGTTATCTTCGGTACGATCGCCCAAGTACATGTTCCAGGCCGCCAAATTGTTCGTCCGGTTCCATGTTGCATTATCGGCCGTAATTTCATGGCTTGACGCCGTAATATTGCGGTCGTCGATCATCGGATACAGCGGCATTTGGAAGACGAGGGCTGGCCCGCCTTTGTCGCGAACCATTAAAGCAAGCGCTGCGGTCAAACCGCCGCCCCCGCTTGCACCGGCAATCGCGATCCGATCCAAGTCGATGCCCAGCAGCTCAGCTTCGCCCGTCATCCACGTCAAGCCGGCATAACAGTCATCGATGGCAGCTGGGTAGGGGTGCTCGGGAGCAAGTCGATAATCGACCGATACGACGACGCATTTAGCCGCCTGCACGAAGCGTTCGCACAAAGCCGTCCATATCAGGATGCCCCATCACATAGCCTCCCCCGTGAACCCACAGCATGGCCGGAAGCTTAGCGTTAGTGCGCTGGGCAGGTTCGTAGATTTTGACCAATATTTCGCCTGCTACGCTTGGAATCATCCGGCTTGTCGTATGTACGTGCTCCGACTTCTCAATGGGAGGACTCGACAAATAGCTTCTGCTCAGTTCTAAATTTTCCTCCAGTTGAAAACCAGGAAATTGTGCTAATATCGGCCTTAATTCTGGCAATACCCGACTTTCAAAATTCATTTGAATCACTCCTATAATTGAATTATGATCTTTTTTCTGTCTCGGCTTCCCACTTGGCTATTTCTTCCCGAACTCGGGGTGCTACCTCTGTTCCTAGCTGCTCAATGGCTCTCATCACCTCGGCATGCGGCATCGTGCTTAACGGAACATACAGCATAAAGCGTGTAACGCCTACATTTTTGCGAAGATGAATGATCTTCTGGGCAACAGTCTCGGGATCGCCAACATACAGTGCACCTTCAAAACTGCGCGCGGCATCGTAGCTAGAACGATCATAATGTGCCCAGCCCCGCTCCTTACCCAATCTATTCATACCTGCCATGGTAGAAGGAAAAAATGTATCGGCAGCTCGTTCAGTATTCTCTCCAACAAATCCTATCGAGTGCGATCCAACCTTAAGCCGCGATTCATCATGACCAGCGTGCGCTGCTGCTTTCTTATAAAGCTGCACAAGCGGTGCAAAATCCGTCGGTTTTCCACCAATGATCGCCAGCATCAGTGGCAGTCCTAACAGACCTGCACGGATAGCAGAATTCTGTCTGCCCCCGCTGCCAACCCATATCGGTAACGGATTCTGAACGGGCCGTGGATACACGCCCAAATTGTTAATCGCTGGCCGATGCCCACCCTTCCAGGTTACTTTTTCGGACTCACGTATTTTAAGGAGCAATGCCAAATGTTCTTCAAACAGCTCATCGTAGTCGTCCAAGTCATAGCCAAACAGTGGAAAAGATTCTATAAAGGAGCCCCGGCCAGCCATAATCTCCGCACGTCCATTCGAAATACCATCCAGCGTAGCAAAATCCTGAAAAACGCGCACCGGATCAGCTGAAGAAAGCACCGTCACTGCACTGGTCAGCCGAATCCGTTTCGTCTGCGATGCAGCCGCAGACAGCACAACTGCTGGTGAAGATGCCGAATAATCCTTCCGATGATGCTCACCTACGCCAAACACATCAAGTCCTACTTGATCAGCAAGGACAATTTCCTCGACAACTTCACGCAATCGCTGTGCGTGACTCATCACTTCACCTGTCTGAACGTCCGGTTTCGTTTCTACAAACGAAGTAATACCTATTTCCATGATCAATCTCTCCTATACTAATAGCTTTCTCTGTCAGCAGCTTCAAACTATTATTCCGGTTCTTTTCAAGCAGGTTGATGTGTAGCTCAGATTGATGCTGCCCCCCTATCTCCATTGATTTTAAATACGGCAAAAAATATCATACTGATCGGTACGATAATTTTCCCAGTAAATATAACTCATAGAAACGAATAATGTCAATAAATCAACTTCCCTTGTTAGGATAAACTAACCTTCATTTGACAATATAAACGGCTAATTATAAGATAATAACATACTATTTGGTACGCAAAAAAAGACTGCTGACAATTACACATGATCAGAGTCATTGAGCAATTAAAATAAAATCAAGAGTAACGAGAGGTATTGATTATGGGACGAACCCGCGAATTTGACGAAGAACAAGTATTAGATGCAGCTATGCAACTATTTTGGGAGAAGGGATATGAGGCTACCTCATTAAGTGATTTAACTTCCAGAATGGCAATTCAACGCCCCAGTATATACTCAGCTTTTGGGGGCAAAAAAGAATTGTTCGAAGTCGCGCTACGCAAATACATGATGTCCCGTGCTTCTCTGGTCCGAACCAGACTTCAAAGCAACCCATCTGTAAAAGAAGCATTTCGCACTTTTTTTGAAGGTGTGGTCGATGAGGAATATACAGGAGATCCTAGAAAAGGATGCTTTTGCATCAATACAATGGTCGAACTTGCGCCTCATGATGAGAAATTTGAAATTCTTACAAGGGAACATCAAATGTACCTATCGGTCATATTTCAAGAAACCATTGAACGAGGTATACAATCAGGTGAACTTGAGATTGGGCTAGATGCGAAGGCTGTATCACAGGCGCTAATCGTATCGTTAATTGGACTAACCGTAATGATGAAGTCTCGTCCAGAGCGATCATTTATTGATAATACGATAGAGGTGACACTTACATTGCTTAAATAATTCGGAATAAGTTCAATTTTAACGAATGGGAATCACGATTGGGTCATTCATTTATGATACGGTTCAGCTTAACTGGTTTATCGGCTAAAAACGACCTATAATTGATAGGGATTAAGCCATCTAGGCCTGTATAAACCTATTGGAGTAAAAACAACCATCAACGACATGGAACGTCGGCAATGGTTGTTAGGATGCGCTGTCCACATTCTCACAGTACACGCCCATTTGAATATTTATACTTAATATAGTATAATAATTCAAAATTAATGAAAAAGGAGTATATCTAATGTCATTTGTAGTAAGAAACGCTGCGCCTGATGATTTAAACAGTTTGACCGAGTTAATGTATGAGTACATCGTTGGTTTTTATCAAAACCCTAGGCCACCTGTCGAAAAAATTCATAATTTGATTCAAACCCTTTTTGATCAGCAAAACGGTATACAATTTGTGGCAGAACAAGATGGAAAGCTAGTCGGCTTTGCTACATTATTCTTTACATTTAGCACGATGAAAGCAGACAAAATTACAGTTATGAACGACCTCTTTGTAATGGAACCATTTAGAGATACGGAAGTGGAATCACAGCTTTTTTTAGAATGTCAAAAATATTCACAAAATCATGGATATGCTAGTATGACCTGGATAACTTCTACTGAGAATAAACGGGCTCAAATTTTCTTTAAAAAGATGGGAGCTGCCCAAGGGAAAGATTGGGTTCACTTTTCATCATAACAAAGCCAGGCTTTGACGTACTTGTCTCTCGAGACTGGCTCGAATCGAGCGCATGATCATTCCCGATCTTCTCGAAGACAAGACGTCTCCTTTGACTGCCGGATCGATCCCATCGATATGATATTCAGCACACACAAATACGTTTTCTGCCAAATCTCTGATTGAAAGTTATTATAGAGTTGTAAATTTTTCGAGAATGCGGTTCAGCGGAACGATAGCAAGGCAAAAAAAAGAGCCTGAACGAATCAGACTCCTCATTTATTCTTTTTCCAGCCCGCGAATAAAGGCCTCGAAATTGGGCGCAAGCTGCGTAATCTTGTAGTTATTCTCTTTATCCACATAGACAACCTCCGGTTCGCCGTCATTGCCGGATTCACGGTAATCCAGCATGACCACCTCAGACTCGGCAGGGCAATCACAAATGACCACGCCAATTTCAGGATATCCCCCATTCTCAATTCTGAAACGGCTGCCTGATTCACCGCACAGCGAGTGTCTCTTTTCCCGTCCAATTCCCAGAATGCCTAAAATTCTGATATGCTCTTGCGACCCGGAGACCGATCCACCTATAGAGAAGCATCTGTTCTGAGGAACTCCCCCGTTATGCAGCTTCATCATATGAATATAGAAGGCCGGCAACCTGAATACCAATTCCTCTTCTAAGGAGGCGATTAGCTCATCAGTGGGCGGATCATCCATAACATATTGTTCTAACGCATGTTCACTGTCATCCCAAAAGTCCGTGAAATCGAAATCCACAACGGTATCAACCTCGGCATTGGACACCTCCACTACCTTCTGAAGGACTTTGCTCCGAGCCAAATCCAGGAACTCCAAGGTATCCTCATCCCCAGGGTCTAACTGATCTGCGGTTTCAAATGCGCGCAAGGCCTCCTCATATTGATCTAGGTAGTAATAGGCAAAACCTATGCGGTAATGCCACAGCGGATCGCCTTTCCCCTCCTCTTCAATGGATAGGAACTGTTCAACCGCCTCTTCGTAACGCTCGAGATTGTTCAGCGCTCTGCCCAAATGACTGACCAACACATAATCCCTGTCCTCCACAGGAAACTCCATAATGGCATTTACGATTTCTTCGAATTCATCTTCCTCGTGCCACGCTTCCAGCTGTGGCAACAGATTGTCCCGCATCAGCTCTGCCTCCTACTTTTCGCCTTTTTTTTAATTCTAACATTCCCAGCACCGCTCTCTCCAGCTTGCCAGACACGTACAATGGGTTACTATTATCCATCATACAATAAAATACACATGGCTATATGAATATGATATGGAGACTCAGATGTTTACACCGCCAGGAACCAATCCATTGAAGATTACTTGTGATACAGTTAACTGTAATGTGTGTAAATGAGGTTATTAATACTTATTTGATTATTAAATGATTTTATTTTTGCAAAATTCCAAAAAATCTTTAAACGAGCATATATTAACTTCGTATTCATTATCATAAGTTCCCTCTAAAAAATGTGGAAATTTATGAGCCAAAAATAAATGAATTTCATTAAATTCTCCCCCAAGAACTTCTTCCATTAATTTTTTATTTTGATAGATTTATTTCTAAGTTTTTTTAATCTAATTAAATATTTTTTTGTATTTTTAATACTTTTACTTATTTCATGTAAATTTTTCTGAAGGTCTTTATTTTTTAATTCCATAATGTATAACTTTTTATCTTTTATAAAATAGCAGTCTATTTCTTGAGGAACTTCTTTTTTGTTCTCAAATAAATGCTTACATTTCAATTGCTGATTTAATTGATAATTAATTTCATAATGAATGCTCCCCTTTTCAAAATTATCTCTTAGTTTTTCTATATCTATTTCATCAAAATTTTCCTTCACCAAATTCTTTGTCTTTCTGGCTAATTTGTTATCTAATTCATTTTTAAGTATTCTATACCTAAAATAAGTTGCAGATTCTATAAGAATAAAGAATGAAATTAAAAAATAATTAGAGATTTTTATTAATGGTGTACGGAAAAGTCTATTATCATTGCTAAAAGTTATAGTATAAATATCGTTCTCATCAATAGGTTTTAAAGATAAATCTTTCAACATATTATTTATTGCCAGTTTAGATTGCTTAGTCTTTGAACATATATCTTCAATTAGAGCCTCTTCTTCAATTAGTGTTGCTAAAGTTCTTGTTTCTAAAAACTCTTCATCAAAGTTATACAAATACTCTTCTAATAAAAATGGAGAATACTCTCTTTTTTTCTCAAATTCATTGTAAATCTCTCTTACTTTCTCACTTTGCATGTTGATTATATTTTCATTATTCATATTAAAATAACTATAAATCTTATCATTTAATGATCCTTCAACTAATATTTGATTATTCTCTATTTTTACCGTCCCGCCTATTCCGTATATATACGAGAGGTTTTTTCGTAATTGTTCTGTACTAATAAATAATCTAGTAACTTTTAATATTTCTTTTATTTCTCTTGTTTCATTATTTCTTTTTGAAAAATTCATTTGACTATTTAAGAGAAAATGAATTAAATACTCAAAAGATTTTTTTTCACTACCAAAAAAATTATTAACCATATTTTTGTTTTTTTCATGTATAGTGGAAAATGTTTCTGAAATCAAGTTGATATAACTGATATTCGTCCTTGTTTCTATATTAATATTTGGTTTCCAATAATAAGCTTGGGCAGAGATATAACTCACAATACTAGCATTCATATAAAAGCTTTTTAACAGATCTTCTCTAGAATGAGATGAAAGTAAGTTTACTAATTCTGTTTTATATTTATTGCAGAGACTATTTAAAATAGCATACAAATTTTCTTTCATAGAACAATTTATATGTTCAGGAATAGATAAAGATTTAATCATTTTGGATTCTATCGAATTAATTTCACCTTGAAGATCAATCATTTCTAATGTATGACTACAAGTACTATATTTTTCAGCAATAAAACATATCTGAAACAAAAGCTCATTAGTTTCTCCAGAAAAATAGAGTGCATTTGAATATAAATAATCAAAGTATTTATCTACATTGATTTTCATCGTTGAATTATATTGGTCATAATGATTTTTATTGTTAGACCATTTAATAACTCCATCTTGAAGTTTATCAATCGATATTATAGAAGAAAAATCCATTTTAATTCATCCTTTTGGCTAAATGCTTATAACGAAAATATTATTATAATTAAGAACCAAATGTTTATATAAAAGAACTTTATAGATAATTACTAATAATCTTACCAAATAAACCTCACTTACTTATGATACAGTTCGCTGCGCTATCTTTAACGGCAAGTTTTAACCAAAAAGCCATCCCGCAAAGGACGGCTCTTTCTTAGAGAAGAATTTGGCTCAATCGCGGATGAAATCTTCGCTATTCACCACAAATCATCAACTTGTTTCCGTCTGGATCTTTCACAACGAACCAATGATCATGTTCAATTTCTGTTACGAGTTCCACACCGATCTTTTTCATATAGTCAAGCGCACTTCTTAGATCTTCTGTCATTAGC carries:
- a CDS encoding PRK06851 family protein produces the protein MDGTILNFYASGNTAEGFANLYNSSLQGLTRLFVLKGGPGTGKSRLIREIGEHMAQQGYEIWILHCAADNDSLDGVIIPKLKAGIVDGTAPHVIEPELPETVIVHVDVEQAADRLQLNLQKQEIDSLTEQITQAHNQAYSGFAEALRIHDEWETIYIASMNFQLADELTQEYIELLYGDRKLERVSRIDRRFLGATTPKGAVDYVPNLTAGLKRYLVKGRAGSGKSTLLKKLADEGIQRGFDIEIYHCGFDPNSLDMIIVRELGFAIFDSTAPHEYEPVHATDEIVDMYSRCIQTGTDEAHSDAIADIKERYSKAMKQSIQHLTQAKSLRDELKEIYAATMDVHLVDQIRSRIEQEIREYLVCVSRNN
- a CDS encoding SMI1/KNR4 family protein produces the protein MRDNLLPQLEAWHEEDEFEEIVNAIMEFPVEDRDYVLVSHLGRALNNLERYEEAVEQFLSIEEEGKGDPLWHYRIGFAYYYLDQYEEALRAFETADQLDPGDEDTLEFLDLARSKVLQKVVEVSNAEVDTVVDFDFTDFWDDSEHALEQYVMDDPPTDELIASLEEELVFRLPAFYIHMMKLHNGGVPQNRCFSIGGSVSGSQEHIRILGILGIGREKRHSLCGESGSRFRIENGGYPEIGVVICDCPAESEVVMLDYRESGNDGEPEVVYVDKENNYKITQLAPNFEAFIRGLEKE
- a CDS encoding GNAT family N-acetyltransferase; translated protein: MSFVVRNAAPDDLNSLTELMYEYIVGFYQNPRPPVEKIHNLIQTLFDQQNGIQFVAEQDGKLVGFATLFFTFSTMKADKITVMNDLFVMEPFRDTEVESQLFLECQKYSQNHGYASMTWITSTENKRAQIFFKKMGAAQGKDWVHFSS
- a CDS encoding TetR/AcrR family transcriptional regulator, which gives rise to MGRTREFDEEQVLDAAMQLFWEKGYEATSLSDLTSRMAIQRPSIYSAFGGKKELFEVALRKYMMSRASLVRTRLQSNPSVKEAFRTFFEGVVDEEYTGDPRKGCFCINTMVELAPHDEKFEILTREHQMYLSVIFQETIERGIQSGELEIGLDAKAVSQALIVSLIGLTVMMKSRPERSFIDNTIEVTLTLLK
- a CDS encoding endo-1,4-beta-xylanase, whose product is MLRFKAGKLVSSLALAGVLLSSVLVNQADAGLAKGSKFLGNVIAGSVPPSYGTYWNQVTPENSTKWGSVEGSRNNMNWSQADTAYNYARNNGFPFKFHTLVWGAQEPGWIGGLSAADQKVEVTQWIQAAGQRYPNAAFVDVVNEPLHQKPSFRNAIGGDGSTGWDWVIWSFQQARQAFPNAKLLINEYGIINDPSLTDQYVNIINQLKSRGLIDGIGIQCHQFSMDTVSVNTMNTVLNKLSATGLPIYVSELDMTGDDNTQLARYKEKFPVLWQHSAVKGVTLWGYIQGQTWISNTHLLNSNGSERPALQWLRQYLGS
- a CDS encoding TetR/AcrR family transcriptional regulator → MNTTKTALKKELILKAASIIVHEEGVEKLTLEAVAKKAGISKGGLLYHFPNKDELILGMVEQLSSSFVTEFNERAESDMHSKGRWTRAYMNSSFSGDRDVSDLYTALSAAHFTNPQMLKLLQDEYANIQNKIENDELDPIRSTMVRLVIDGLWFAEMFGLAPPNEELRKKITEELKTYIKEHFA
- a CDS encoding LLM class flavin-dependent oxidoreductase; amino-acid sequence: MEIGITSFVETKPDVQTGEVMSHAQRLREVVEEIVLADQVGLDVFGVGEHHRKDYSASSPAVVLSAAASQTKRIRLTSAVTVLSSADPVRVFQDFATLDGISNGRAEIMAGRGSFIESFPLFGYDLDDYDELFEEHLALLLKIRESEKVTWKGGHRPAINNLGVYPRPVQNPLPIWVGSGGRQNSAIRAGLLGLPLMLAIIGGKPTDFAPLVQLYKKAAAHAGHDESRLKVGSHSIGFVGENTERAADTFFPSTMAGMNRLGKERGWAHYDRSSYDAARSFEGALYVGDPETVAQKIIHLRKNVGVTRFMLYVPLSTMPHAEVMRAIEQLGTEVAPRVREEIAKWEAETEKRS